The proteins below are encoded in one region of Bacillus vallismortis:
- a CDS encoding ArsR/SmtB family transcription factor, which produces MTGCLKILSDQTRLMMMKLFFEKEYCVCQLVDMFDMSQPAISQHLRKLKNAGFVNEDRRGQWHYYSINESCPEFDTLQLILHQIDQEDELLLLMKKRETQSSCK; this is translated from the coding sequence ATGACCGGCTGTTTAAAAATACTTAGTGATCAAACAAGGCTTATGATGATGAAATTATTTTTTGAAAAAGAATATTGTGTCTGTCAATTGGTTGATATGTTCGATATGAGTCAGCCAGCCATCAGCCAGCATTTGCGAAAATTAAAGAACGCGGGATTTGTGAACGAGGACAGAAGAGGGCAATGGCATTATTATTCAATCAATGAATCATGTCCGGAATTTGATACATTGCAATTGATCTTGCATCAAATCGATCAGGAGGACGAATTGTTACTGCTGATGAAAAAAAGGGAAACTCAGTCATCTTGCAAGTAA